The Carnobacterium sp. 17-4 genome has a window encoding:
- the acpP gene encoding acyl carrier protein: MSTNETFEKIRKIIVERFGIDEEKVTKELTFKDDLGADSLDVVELVMELEDVFGTEISDEDAEQIATVGNAVTYIDQHKN, from the coding sequence TTGTCTACTAATGAAACTTTCGAAAAAATAAGAAAAATCATTGTTGAAAGATTTGGCATTGATGAAGAAAAAGTAACTAAAGAACTTACTTTTAAAGATGATTTAGGTGCTGATTCTCTTGATGTTGTAGAATTAGTTATGGAATTAGAGGATGTCTTCGGAACAGAAATTTCTGATGAAGATGCTGAACAAATCGCTACAGTTGGAAATGCAGTAACCTATATTGATCAACATAAAAATTAA